CACCTGCCAGTCCCAGCCAAAAGGTCAGAGCAGAGGAAGAATTCCAGGGGTTATGAATCTGCATGATCAACCTCCCTGGATACCACAGCACAATTGTTGCTGGCTTCGTTGCCATGGGTCTGCCTGGATTGGGATTGAGGCTGGTAACTATCCAAGGAATAGGAATAGTACTGTCGAGTCCGATCGCTTATGCCATTGACAACAAACCCCAGTATAGGAGTGCTACTATCTTTCAATTCTGATACTGTCTGTAGTAGGATATCTTTCTTAGTAAAGTTGGGACGTGTCACCATCACCAACCCATCACTATACCGACTCAAGCTATGGGCATCAGCAAAACTACTAACTGGTGGCGTGTCTACAATCACTAGGTCATAATAATCTGCGGCTGCTGCCAAAATAGACTTCATCACCTGTGACTCTAGGAAGCTAGCCGAACCAGAGGGCAGGTCACTACAGGTCAAAATCTCAAGGTTTGCGATCGCTGTGGGTTGCACCGCCGACCGCCAGGTTTGATTGCTGCCCATTAAATCTGTAACCTTTGGCTGAGGGGGTAAGCCAAACAAATCCTGCTGCATTGGGTGACGCCAGTCGGCATCAATAATCAATGTCCGCCGGGAAAATGTTACTGAAACCGCAGCCAAGTGGGAAGCTACCACTGACTTACCCTCTCCGGAAACAGCACTGCTGACCACAATCAGCTGTAACCTCTTCTGAGCACGCAACTCCATGGTTGTCAGGAGCAGGCGGTAAGGCTCCATTAACCTAATATCTGCTAAGAATCGCTTCGGTTGTTCAAGACTTAGTGCCTGAGCAGGTATCTTCGGTAATACCCCCAGCCTAGGCAGCTTCAGCAGTGCCTCCGCTTCCGAGGCATCGTGTAAGGTATTATCCATCACCTCCAGCAGCAGCACCATACCGACAGCTAGGGCAATTCCAGCAGCAGTAGCAATCACCAGCACCAGTTTTGGATTGGGTTGCTTGGGTGATGAAGGAAGTTTTGCCCGCTCAATAATTTGAATATTGCTAACTAGTTGGGCTTCGGCAATCCGTGCTTCTTCCAGTTTGTTTTGGAGGAGTTTAAGAGAGGCAATAGCTTCTTCTTGTCGGCGAACTAAGTTAGCAAAGGGTTGCCGTAGAACTGGTATTTGACCAAGACGATTCTGGAGTTTAATGCGCTCAGTCTGCACCAGGTAGAGCTTTTGTTCCAGTACCGACCGTTCTGTTTCAGATAAAATAAACCTAGAGGTAAAGTCCTGGCTCAACTGATCAGAGGCCACATCACCAGGGGGAATAATTTGATTAGTGAACTGATTAGTGGGCTGATTAGTGGGCAACAGACGAGACAGTTTTTGATTGTAGAGGGTAAGGAGTTCATACCGCTCCTGAACCAGTGATATCACCGCTGGATTCTGATCAGTTAGACGCGATCGCATTTTGGCTAACTCCCGATCCAAATCTACTAGCTGAGCTCGTAAGGCTTGGAGTTCTTGATCTTGACCAATGCGTCCAGCGATGTAAGCATTCTGAGTATTATTCAGACTGGTTATTGTCTGGAGTTCTTGGCTACGGGTTTTAGCGTCTTGGAGTTGAATAGACACAGCACGTTCTTGGTCTTCTAAAGTAGCTAAACTCCTGACTAAGAGTTGTGTTTGTTCCTCGGGAGAAACTAAACCAGTGGTCTGTTTAAATTTGTTTAACGCTGCTTCTGCTGCTGCTACCTCCAAACGCCGTAATGGTACTTCTTTCTCCAAAAATTCCCGCACAGCTTTAGCTTCTGAACGAATCCCTTCAGCACTTTCAGTAACCATTGCGTTGGCGACAGCATTGAGCACCGTGGTTGCCAATTCTGGATTTTGACCCTGATAGCTCAGCTCAAGAATATTGGTGGCAGGCACAATTTTTACCTTTAAATCCTGACGGAGTTTGTCTATGGTCAGTCCTTCTGGTGAACTGCTTAGTAGAGCAATCTGGTAAAGTGCTCCCTGAAGAACTCGTTCTGACCCCACTAGTTCGGCTTGAGTTGCGATTGGGTCAGCTCCACCGGGTATATTAGCAGGGACTTGGCTGAGGTTGTCACCCAACTCAGATACACTCACCTTTTTATTGTCCAGCATCAGCCGTGCTTTCACTTGGTACACTGGTGGGGTAACAACCAAATAGGCAATCGCTCCACCAATTACGGATGTCAAGGTAACAAGGGCTGGCAAAAGCCGCCGCTTTAAGGCTAATGGTAGTGATGAAAGGCTTGTGTCCATAACGTTGACGAAACTCTGTAGTTTTACTGGTTCTTGAAAAAGGGGAGCGTGACACTGAATTTGGCATCAGAGGACGCACAGAGTTTTTGATAGAGTCTCAAGTTATCAGCAGTAATTTTGTCCCAGTTATAGTAAGTGGCTACATGGTCTTGTGCCTTCTTTGCCATGTCCGCTAACTTTTGAGGTTGGCGGATCGCCGTTTCTAGAGCTCGGACACAAGAGTCTACGTCTCCTGCTCGGAACAGTAGACCTCGTTCTTCACCAATCAATTGCTGATGGGGAGGGATATCACTAGCGAGCACTGGAATCCCTTCTTGCATTGCCTCTAGCATCACCAGCGGTAATCCTTCTAAATCCGAAGGCAGAACAAACAACCCTGCCCCCCGAACAATCTCGGCTAAGCGACTTCCATAGAGTTCACCAACGAATAACACGTCTTGATTTGTGCCTGC
The sequence above is a segment of the Moorena sp. SIOASIH genome. Coding sequences within it:
- a CDS encoding polysaccharide biosynthesis tyrosine autokinase, which produces MDTSLSSLPLALKRRLLPALVTLTSVIGGAIAYLVVTPPVYQVKARLMLDNKKVSVSELGDNLSQVPANIPGGADPIATQAELVGSERVLQGALYQIALLSSSPEGLTIDKLRQDLKVKIVPATNILELSYQGQNPELATTVLNAVANAMVTESAEGIRSEAKAVREFLEKEVPLRRLEVAAAEAALNKFKQTTGLVSPEEQTQLLVRSLATLEDQERAVSIQLQDAKTRSQELQTITSLNNTQNAYIAGRIGQDQELQALRAQLVDLDRELAKMRSRLTDQNPAVISLVQERYELLTLYNQKLSRLLPTNQPTNQFTNQIIPPGDVASDQLSQDFTSRFILSETERSVLEQKLYLVQTERIKLQNRLGQIPVLRQPFANLVRRQEEAIASLKLLQNKLEEARIAEAQLVSNIQIIERAKLPSSPKQPNPKLVLVIATAAGIALAVGMVLLLEVMDNTLHDASEAEALLKLPRLGVLPKIPAQALSLEQPKRFLADIRLMEPYRLLLTTMELRAQKRLQLIVVSSAVSGEGKSVVASHLAAVSVTFSRRTLIIDADWRHPMQQDLFGLPPQPKVTDLMGSNQTWRSAVQPTAIANLEILTCSDLPSGSASFLESQVMKSILAAAADYYDLVIVDTPPVSSFADAHSLSRYSDGLVMVTRPNFTKKDILLQTVSELKDSSTPILGFVVNGISDRTRQYYSYSLDSYQPQSQSRQTHGNEASNNCAVVSREVDHADS